The Planctellipticum variicoloris DNA window AGAGTTGAAAGTCAGAAAAGAGAGCCGGGCGGCAATCACCGCCCGGCTCTTCTCTTGTCTTCACTAGCCACCAACCACTGCCCACTAGCCACTTCTTCTACACATTGAACAGGAAGTGGCAGATATCCCCGTCCTGCATGACGTAAGTCTTGCCTTCGACTCGGAGCTTGCCGGCGGCGCGGATCTCCTTTTCGCTGCGGTACTTTTCCAGGTCGTCGAGCGTGTAGACCTCGGCCCGGATGAAGCCCCGTTCGAAGTCGGTGTGGATCACCCCGGCGGCCTGCGGCGCGGTGGCGCCGATCGGAATCGTCCAGGCGCGGACTTCTTTCTCCCCGGCGGTAAAGTAGCTGTGGTAGCCCAGCACCCGGTAAGCCTCGCGGGCCAGGGACGCCAGCGCCGGTTCTTTCAGGCCGACGGACGCCAGCATTTCGGCCCGGTCGGTTTCATCGAGCTCGGCGATTTCGGCTTCGAGCTTCGCACAGACGGGGACGACTGAGGCCCCGACCTTCGCGGCGAACTCCCGCACCTGCTGCACCAGCGGGCCCTGGCCTTCGAGGTCGGTTTCGTCGACGTTGGCGACGTAGAGAATCGGCTTGGCGGTCATCAGTCCGAAGCTGGAGACGATTTTAGCTTCGTCTCCCTCGAAGGTCATTTTCCGGAGGGGTTCGTCCGTCTGCAGGTGCGCCATGCACTTCTTGATGACGTCGACGCGGAGCTTGGCTTCCTTGTCGCCGGTCCGGGCGGAGCGTTCGGCTTTCGGGAGAGAATTGTCGAGGGTCTGCATGTCGGCGAGCATCAGCTCGATTTCGATGACTTCAATGTCCG harbors:
- the ychF gene encoding redox-regulated ATPase YchF translates to MEAGIVGLPNVGKSTLFNALTSSKSAQSANYPFCTIEPNEGVVSVPDDRLRRISQIIVPKVLVPAAIKLVDIAGIVKGASEGQGLGNKFLSHIREVDAILQVVRCFDDPDVIHVSGSVNPVSDIEVIEIELMLADMQTLDNSLPKAERSARTGDKEAKLRVDVIKKCMAHLQTDEPLRKMTFEGDEAKIVSSFGLMTAKPILYVANVDETDLEGQGPLVQQVREFAAKVGASVVPVCAKLEAEIAELDETDRAEMLASVGLKEPALASLAREAYRVLGYHSYFTAGEKEVRAWTIPIGATAPQAAGVIHTDFERGFIRAEVYTLDDLEKYRSEKEIRAAGKLRVEGKTYVMQDGDICHFLFNV